One genomic segment of Labrus bergylta chromosome 17, fLabBer1.1, whole genome shotgun sequence includes these proteins:
- the thap1 gene encoding THAP domain-containing protein 1 gives MVQTCSAYGCKNRYNKDKDISFHKFPLARPDVCGKWVAAMRRNNFKPTKYSNICSQHFTKDCFKMECNNRVLKDNAVPSLFTLNLNMKTLEDPFTSEIHFPLSLPLTSDPVAAVMEEPGRSLPDIWGDTVSVSCDHNYTAEDSARQKKRIEQLEGQVGSLKKKLKTLQQKCRRQEIQLKRLKAACVKPKANHELPAAFGEGYVILPKHIYHTLKGREGLVLSV, from the exons ATGGTTCAGACGTGCTCAGCGTACGGTTGTAAGAACCGctacaacaaagacaaagacatttcGTTCCACAA GTTTCCTCTGGCCCGTCCAGATGTTTGTGGTAAATGGGTCGCTGCGATGAGGAGGAACAACTTCAAGCCGACAAAGTACAGCAACATCTGCTCGCAGCACTTCACCAAAGACTGCTTCAAGATGGAGTGCAACAACCGAGTGCTGAAAGACAACGCTGTGCCGTCGCTCTTCACCCTCAACCTCAACATGAAG ACTCTGGAGGATCCCTTTACCTCAGAGATCcacttccctctctctcttcctctgacgTCTGACCCCGTGGCGGCGGTGATGGAGGAGCCAGGGAGGAGCCTTCCCGACATCTGGGGCGACACGGTGTCCGTCTCCTGCGACCACAACTACACGGCAGAGGACTCAGCTCGGCAGAAGAAGCGCATCGAGCAGCTGGAGGGGCAGGTGGGGAGTctgaagaagaagctgaagaCTTTGCAGCAGAAGTGTCGGCGGCAAGAGATTCAGCTGAAGAGGCTCAAGGCGGCGTGCGTGAAGCCAAAGGCGAACCACGAGCTGCCGGCGGCGTTCGGAGAGGGATACGTGATTTTACCCAAACACATTTACCACACACTGAAAGGCAGAGAGGGACTCGTGTTGTCGGTTTGA